In the genome of Coturnix japonica isolate 7356 chromosome Z, Coturnix japonica 2.1, whole genome shotgun sequence, one region contains:
- the DCP2 gene encoding m7GpppN-mRNA hydrolase isoform X2 — METKRADIPSSVLDDLCSRFILHIPSEERDNAIRVCFQIELAHWFYLDFYMQNTPGLPQCGIRDFAKAVFSHCPFLLPQGEDVQKVLDEWKEYKMGVPTYGAIILDETLENVLLVQGYLAKSGWGFPKGKVNKEEAPHDCAAREVFEETGFDIKDYICKEEYIELRINDQLARLYIIPGVPKNTKFNPKTRREIRNIEWFSIDKLPCHRNDMTPKSKLGLAPNKFFMAIPFIRPLREWISRRNGGDSSDSDRISPTGSTPSKPNVEKARPRLRSGQQLLTDGSSGEQWTKQKQQQKPCNHPETSETLKTKQNQSVKGNGRKQNQDTPVQKKRNGAHSQQAKQNHASKCEKKLNPRKLQDNLETDAAYEICCSGEDPLQEHTEGQSVACNGNYKFAFSSRAFLSFKFDHNAIMKCFDL, encoded by the exons CCGATTTATTTTGCACATTCCAAGTGAAGAGAGAGACAATGCAATCAGAGTGTGTTTTCAGATTGAACTTGCCCATTGGTTTTACTTGGATTTCTACATGCAAAACACACCAGGATTACCTCAGTGTGGGATAAGAGACTTTGCAAAAGCTG TCTTCAGTCACTGCCCTTTTTTACTGCCTCAAGGTGAAGATGTACAAAAGGTTTTAGATGAGTGGAAGGAATATAAAATGGGAGTGCCAACTTACGGTGCAATTATTCTTGATGAGACACTTGAAAAT GTTCTTTTAGTTCAGGGCTATTTAGCAAAGTCCGGTTGGGGATTTCctaaaggaaaagtaaataagGAAGAGGCTCCTCATGATTGTGCTGCTAGAgag GTGTTTGAAGAAACTGGGTTTGATATAAAAGATTATATCTGTAAAGAAGAATACATTGAGCTGCGAATTAATGACCAGCTAGCACGGCTGTACATCATTCCAGGAGTTCCCAAGAATACAAAGTTCAATCCCAAAACAAGAAGGGAAATTCGG AACATTGAGTGGTTTTCCATCGATAAATTACCATGCCACAGAAATGACATGACCCCCAAGTCCAAGCTAGGTTTGGCACCTAACAAATTTTTTATGGCCATTCCTTTTATCAG GCCACTGAGGGAATGGATTTCCCGTAGGAATGGAGGAGATTCCTCAGATAGTGACAGAATTTCACCTACAGGGAGCACACCCTCTAAGCCCAATGTGGAAAAAGCTAG ACCCAGACTTCGTAGTGGTCAACAGCTGCTCACAGATGGCTCTTCAGGAGAGCAATggacaaagcaaaagcagcaacaaaagccaTGTAATCATCCTGAGACATCTGAAACGTTAAAAACAAAG CAGAATCAGAGTGTGAAGGGCAACGGCAGAAAGCAGAATCAAGACACTCCTGtccaaaagaagagaaatggagCGCACAGTCAACAAGCTAAGCAAAACCATGCCTCG aaatgtgaaaaaaagcTTAATCCAAGAAAACTTCAAGATAACCTTGAAACAG ATGCAGCATATGAGATCTGCTGTTCTGGTGAAGATCCGCTGCAGGAACACACGGAGGGGCAGTCTGTGGCATGCAATGGCAATTACAAATTTGCTTTCTCATCTAGAGCTTTCTTGAGTTTCAAGTTTGACCACAATGCcataatgaaatgttttgaccTCTGA
- the DCP2 gene encoding m7GpppN-mRNA hydrolase isoform X3 — protein METKRADIPSSVLDDLCSRFILHIPSEERDNAIRVCFQIELAHWFYLDFYMQNTPGLPQCGIRDFAKAVFSHCPFLLPQGEDVQKVLDEWKEYKMGVPTYGAIILDETLENVLLVQGYLAKSGWGFPKGKVNKEEAPHDCAAREVFEETGFDIKDYICKEEYIELRINDQLARLYIIPGVPKNTKFNPKTRREIRNIEWFSIDKLPCHRNDMTPKSKLGLAPNKFFMAIPFIRPLREWISRRNGGDSSDSDRISPTGSTPSKPNVEKARPRLRSGQQLLTDGSSGEQWTKQKQQQKPCNHPETSETLKTKNQSVKGNGRKQNQDTPVQKKRNGAHSQQAKQNHASKCEKKLNPRKLQDNLETDAAYEICCSGEDPLQEHTEGQSVACNGNYKFAFSSRAFLSFKFDHNAIMKCFDL, from the exons CCGATTTATTTTGCACATTCCAAGTGAAGAGAGAGACAATGCAATCAGAGTGTGTTTTCAGATTGAACTTGCCCATTGGTTTTACTTGGATTTCTACATGCAAAACACACCAGGATTACCTCAGTGTGGGATAAGAGACTTTGCAAAAGCTG TCTTCAGTCACTGCCCTTTTTTACTGCCTCAAGGTGAAGATGTACAAAAGGTTTTAGATGAGTGGAAGGAATATAAAATGGGAGTGCCAACTTACGGTGCAATTATTCTTGATGAGACACTTGAAAAT GTTCTTTTAGTTCAGGGCTATTTAGCAAAGTCCGGTTGGGGATTTCctaaaggaaaagtaaataagGAAGAGGCTCCTCATGATTGTGCTGCTAGAgag GTGTTTGAAGAAACTGGGTTTGATATAAAAGATTATATCTGTAAAGAAGAATACATTGAGCTGCGAATTAATGACCAGCTAGCACGGCTGTACATCATTCCAGGAGTTCCCAAGAATACAAAGTTCAATCCCAAAACAAGAAGGGAAATTCGG AACATTGAGTGGTTTTCCATCGATAAATTACCATGCCACAGAAATGACATGACCCCCAAGTCCAAGCTAGGTTTGGCACCTAACAAATTTTTTATGGCCATTCCTTTTATCAG GCCACTGAGGGAATGGATTTCCCGTAGGAATGGAGGAGATTCCTCAGATAGTGACAGAATTTCACCTACAGGGAGCACACCCTCTAAGCCCAATGTGGAAAAAGCTAG ACCCAGACTTCGTAGTGGTCAACAGCTGCTCACAGATGGCTCTTCAGGAGAGCAATggacaaagcaaaagcagcaacaaaagccaTGTAATCATCCTGAGACATCTGAAACGTTAAAAACAAAG AATCAGAGTGTGAAGGGCAACGGCAGAAAGCAGAATCAAGACACTCCTGtccaaaagaagagaaatggagCGCACAGTCAACAAGCTAAGCAAAACCATGCCTCG aaatgtgaaaaaaagcTTAATCCAAGAAAACTTCAAGATAACCTTGAAACAG ATGCAGCATATGAGATCTGCTGTTCTGGTGAAGATCCGCTGCAGGAACACACGGAGGGGCAGTCTGTGGCATGCAATGGCAATTACAAATTTGCTTTCTCATCTAGAGCTTTCTTGAGTTTCAAGTTTGACCACAATGCcataatgaaatgttttgaccTCTGA
- the DCP2 gene encoding m7GpppN-mRNA hydrolase isoform X1, with protein sequence METKRADIPSSVLDDLCSRFILHIPSEERDNAIRVCFQIELAHWFYLDFYMQNTPGLPQCGIRDFAKAVFSHCPFLLPQGEDVQKVLDEWKEYKMGVPTYGAIILDETLENVLLVQGYLAKSGWGFPKGKVNKEEAPHDCAAREVFEETGFDIKDYICKEEYIELRINDQLARLYIIPGVPKNTKFNPKTRREIRNIEWFSIDKLPCHRNDMTPKSKLGLAPNKFFMAIPFIRPLREWISRRNGGDSSDSDRISPTGSTPSKPNVEKARPRLRSGQQLLTDGSSGEQWTKQKQQQKPCNHPETSETLKTKQNQSVKGNGRKQNQDTPVQKKRNGAHSQQAKQNHASKCEKKLNPRKLQDNLETADAAYEICCSGEDPLQEHTEGQSVACNGNYKFAFSSRAFLSFKFDHNAIMKCFDL encoded by the exons CCGATTTATTTTGCACATTCCAAGTGAAGAGAGAGACAATGCAATCAGAGTGTGTTTTCAGATTGAACTTGCCCATTGGTTTTACTTGGATTTCTACATGCAAAACACACCAGGATTACCTCAGTGTGGGATAAGAGACTTTGCAAAAGCTG TCTTCAGTCACTGCCCTTTTTTACTGCCTCAAGGTGAAGATGTACAAAAGGTTTTAGATGAGTGGAAGGAATATAAAATGGGAGTGCCAACTTACGGTGCAATTATTCTTGATGAGACACTTGAAAAT GTTCTTTTAGTTCAGGGCTATTTAGCAAAGTCCGGTTGGGGATTTCctaaaggaaaagtaaataagGAAGAGGCTCCTCATGATTGTGCTGCTAGAgag GTGTTTGAAGAAACTGGGTTTGATATAAAAGATTATATCTGTAAAGAAGAATACATTGAGCTGCGAATTAATGACCAGCTAGCACGGCTGTACATCATTCCAGGAGTTCCCAAGAATACAAAGTTCAATCCCAAAACAAGAAGGGAAATTCGG AACATTGAGTGGTTTTCCATCGATAAATTACCATGCCACAGAAATGACATGACCCCCAAGTCCAAGCTAGGTTTGGCACCTAACAAATTTTTTATGGCCATTCCTTTTATCAG GCCACTGAGGGAATGGATTTCCCGTAGGAATGGAGGAGATTCCTCAGATAGTGACAGAATTTCACCTACAGGGAGCACACCCTCTAAGCCCAATGTGGAAAAAGCTAG ACCCAGACTTCGTAGTGGTCAACAGCTGCTCACAGATGGCTCTTCAGGAGAGCAATggacaaagcaaaagcagcaacaaaagccaTGTAATCATCCTGAGACATCTGAAACGTTAAAAACAAAG CAGAATCAGAGTGTGAAGGGCAACGGCAGAAAGCAGAATCAAGACACTCCTGtccaaaagaagagaaatggagCGCACAGTCAACAAGCTAAGCAAAACCATGCCTCG aaatgtgaaaaaaagcTTAATCCAAGAAAACTTCAAGATAACCTTGAAACAG cAGATGCAGCATATGAGATCTGCTGTTCTGGTGAAGATCCGCTGCAGGAACACACGGAGGGGCAGTCTGTGGCATGCAATGGCAATTACAAATTTGCTTTCTCATCTAGAGCTTTCTTGAGTTTCAAGTTTGACCACAATGCcataatgaaatgttttgaccTCTGA